In Malaclemys terrapin pileata isolate rMalTer1 chromosome 22, rMalTer1.hap1, whole genome shotgun sequence, the DNA window AGCACAGCTGTGGAGAAGCAAAAAAGCCACTGGTTaaagtgacctggccagaagCCCTGAGCACGGCTGGGAGACGGGTGACCAATGAGAGCTCTCAAAGGGCGGGATTTATTAGCAGAATTGTAGGTCTAGGAGGCCCTATAGCTGAGATCCTGGGGAGAGACCCCTCCCAGGGGGCACAGACTAGAACAAACCCACACACCCCAGCTTGGCCTTCCCTCTGAAGGTATCACAAAGGGGTGCATGGCCGACTCAGCATGGCCAAATGTGACCCGCAGGGGAGATACTGTGAGATGCCACGTGCCCATTCAGATCTCACATGGTATATCAGCCATGTGGCTACGGGTGCAGAACAGCGTCATGCTGCATGCAGGGGTCCTTTGCTGTTCTTCCCTGGCATGGCCGAGGGGTTTCTCAGGGACTCTGAACAGAACCCCCCGCTGCAGTGAACTCCAATGTTTCTTGGGGACTCCACAccagcccctccatgccaggcctCTCCTTCCTCTAACCTCGCCTCTCCTGCACGATCTGCACCGTATGATCTGCCCTGGGCGCTGCAGAagtgcctgggggtggggcaggaaaagCCATGAAcagagctttttctttttctttctttcttttttttttttttttttttttatggctctGTAGCAGCCCTGAATCTCAAGTGACCTTTCAGCCTCCCTTGATCTTGGAGCTGGGTGGAGAAGCAGTTTTATTTCTGTCCCGATAATAGACCGGGAAGGGAAGGCGCGTCGTGGGATAAATTACTTTTCGCTCCTACAGTCCTTTATGTCCCCATTGAAACTTCCTTTCAAAGAACAGGGTGTCTCCTCCCAGCTGGAGAcaataatctattttttttttttttaaaaacacctccCCAGGCCTCCAGGCAATTAAAGTTCCTGCTCGTTTATAATCATCACCGAGTTCCAAGGCTTTATTGTTCATTCCAGAAATAAATACCGGTAGTTCTCCTgctcacacgcacacacgcagagcgagccagctctgccacaggcaaACGCTCCTCTCTCTTGCACCTGGCAAGCACAACCATGTCCTTCAGCCACCTGAAGTTCAAGGAGCTCGGGGAAGAGGAGTCGAACTCAGACAAGGAGAACCTGGACAGCGTGAAGGCCCTGACGGCCAAGCTGAAGCTGCAGACTAGGAGGCCTTCCTACTTGGAATGGAAGGCCCGCGTGCAGAGCCAGTCCTGGAGGAACGGGGTCACGGAGGGAGCCATCAGCTCGCTGAATGAAGAGCAGGGCGGAGAGGTGTTTCTGGAGGCGACTCAAGCCGATGTGCCGTCCAGGAGCATCTGTGGGTTTGCCACCATGGACGATGCCCTGGAGTGGCTCAGAAAGGAGCTGGTGAGTAGCTTTGTTGGGAGCACGGCCTCTGTGGGAGAAGAGcaagggacagagaaggcaagagATCTTAAACCATTATCCCAGGCCCCGCAGCAGTAGGGCTCCTGGCCTGCGGAGCTCAGCTTGACATCCCCAGGGCTAACGGGAAATGGGACAAAGAGAACtcctggggaaaggggagggagtaTGAggatgctggggaggaggagaaagcccCTGCCATGGGCTGGATGCTCGGCAGTTCAATTTGTACCTGGCTTGGGTGTCACATCCATGGCCCGGGGGGGGGTCAATTTTAAAGGTGGCACGAGGCTGGTTTGTTCTCCATCACCCTGCTCACTTCAGCCCTCTGCACCTCGAGCAGGGCTCATTCCCTGGGTTCGTACCCCCGGAATCCCAGCTGGTGTTTGGCATTGTCTTGTCCGTGTACAAAGGAGCCGTTTCGATGCCAACATGCCCATTTTGGTGCCTACCTTTCTCCCTAACTCTGGTGTTTATAGGCCTTGATTGACATGGTCTTtgagcatttgtgtgtgtgtgtgtgtgtgtgtgtgtgtgtgtgtgtgtgtgtgtgagctgtcTCTCTCttcagggggactccctgccagGAAGGGCTGGTTGCTTTACCCTCGCAGTGGGTCGGTGTGGATTCATGGCAACATGATTCCTCCCTGAATCATTCTGGTGCATCCGCAAGCATCACATCTTGCAGCTGTGGCTGGCCTAGTGCATTCCGGGACTCCTGGAGCACCTGTTCCCTAGTACCCTGTTATAGGCGTGAGGGCTTCACGGATTTCCAAGTGTGTGGCACTGCTTTGGGGGCTGGAGTTTGGGGGCCAGCTGAACTGGGGCAGCTGCAAGGGTCAGGGCTTCCTCTCCGTGCTAGGGGGAAGCCGCTGTAGCCAGCACCAGCTCAGCTGGACCCAAAGGAAACACCTCCCTCCTGGGGTTGCAACGAACCATTACAGTCAATGCTTGTGAAAGGTCAGGGGAGCTCGGATGTGCGGACGTGGGGGGGCTGCACATGTTCTGCCAGCTCAAGGTGTTCCAGGCACCATTTGTTGCAACGCTTCTTTgcttagtgtagacatggcctgcgtgcgtgtgtgtgtgtgtgtctgcgtcAGTGCAACTGTGTGTTTGTATGTTTCTCCCCAGCTCGGTCCACGAGTCTGTAAGTGCTCGCACATGTCTGTCTTTCTGATTGCACATTTCAGTGTGTTTGTGCCTCTGcgtttgtgtgtctgtgtctgcacatctctgtgtgtctctgtctctgtccagATATCTCCGtgggtgtctgtctctgtctatgCATCTCTGTATATTTGTGCATCCATCTGTATGTCTCTCTCTGTCCATGCGTGTCTTTGTATCTCTATCTCTATCCGTGTGTCTTTCTGTCCATCTGTTGCTGGGTGTctgcgtgtctgtgtgtgttcgCATGTCTCGGTGTTTGTCTCTGCAGTGTGTCTCCATATCTCTGTCAGGGTGTCTCTGTGTGTTCACATGTCTCGGAGTTTCCTTTGGCAGTGTGTCTCCATGTGTCCATGTCTCTATCTCTGTCCATGAGTCTGTGTGACTGCATGTCTTGAGGTTGTCGCTGGCGgtatgtgtctctgtctgtccgtgtgtctctgtgtgtttgcatgtctcgggtggtgtgtgtgtgtctgtctgtctgtctctgtatgACCGCATGTCTCAGGGTTGTCTCTGGTGGAGTGTGTCTCTATCTGtatgtctctgtgtgtttgcATGTCTTGAGGTTGTCTCTGGTGGTGTGTGTCTCTATCTGTCTGTGTGTCTCTggtggtgtgtgtctctgtccgtTGCCTCTGTGTGTTCCCATGTCTCAGGTTGTCTCTggcagtgtgtgtctctgtctgtccgtgtgtctctgtgtgttccCCTGTCTCGGGGTTGTCTCTGGCGGTGCGTGTCTCTGTCTGTCCGTGTGTCTCTggtggtgtgtgtctctgtccgtgtgtctctgtgtgttccCATGTCTCGGGGTTGTCTCTGGCGgtatgtgtctctgtctgtccgtgtgtctctgtgtgttccCATGTCTTGGGGTTATCTCTggcagtgtgtgtctctgtctgtccgCGTGTCCCTGGCGGTGTGTGTCTCTATCTGTCCGTGTGTCTCTggtggtgtgtgtctctgtccgtgtgtctctgtgtgttccCATGTCTCGGGGTTGTCTCTGGCGGTGTGTCTCCATGTGTGTCTATCTGCGTGTCTCCATAGgactgtctacacagcaaaccGCAACCTGCAGCAGCGCCTCTCAGAGCCCCGCTCACACAGCTCAGGCTACCGCGCTACAAAGAGCTGTGCAGATAGTTCAgcct includes these proteins:
- the FAM167B gene encoding protein FAM167B isoform X1, coding for MSFSHLKFKELGEEESNSDKENLDSVKALTAKLKLQTRRPSYLEWKARVQSQSWRNGVTEGAISSLNEEQGGEVFLEATQADVPSRSICGFATMDDALEWLRKELQEMQAVDHQLARQLMRLRGQIHQLKVEQVCHQHKEMLDNATFGLEGCEEDTDLLCNIPPKAAFLLSTPLKHIGVTRMNINSRRFSLC
- the FAM167B gene encoding protein FAM167B isoform X2 produces the protein MSFSHLKFKELGEEESNSDKENLDSVKALTAKLKLQTRRPSYLEWKARVQSQSWRNGVTEGAISSLNEEQGGEVFLEATQADVPSRSICGFATMDDALEWLRKELEMQAVDHQLARQLMRLRGQIHQLKVEQVCHQHKEMLDNATFGLEGCEEDTDLLCNIPPKAAFLLSTPLKHIGVTRMNINSRRFSLC